The Kineosporia sp. NBRC 101731 genome has a window encoding:
- the dop gene encoding depupylase/deamidase Dop, which yields MTARRVMGIETEYGVSAPGDPAANAMLMSSQVVNAYAAPLGSRAGRARWDYEDEAPLRDARGWEISRDSAHSSQLTDAPDDPGLANVILTNGARLYVDHAHPEYSSPEVLTPRDIVRWDKAGEQVMLEACRRIAANPGLGDVNLYKNNTDNKGASYGTHENYLMRRSTPFADIVRYLTPFFVSRQVITGAGRVGLGQDGTGTGFQISQRADFFEVEVGLETTLKRPIINTRDEPHASADKFRRLHVIIGDANLCEVATLLKVGTTNLVLAMIEDAAFTRDLSLERPVGTLHDVSHDPTLKQQVTLRDGNSMTALELQWLYFEQASAYVSDRFGDDADEATTEVLTRWESVLSRLGEDPMLCARELDWVAKLRLLEGFRNRENLNWDAARLQLIDLQYADVRPEKGLYHRLASRGQVERLVTDAQITEAVHEPPHDTRAYFRGRCLARYGENVAAASWDSVIFDIPGRGALQRVPTLDPSRGTKEHVEALLQRCRTAADLVDALAAE from the coding sequence ATGACCGCGCGCCGGGTGATGGGGATCGAGACCGAGTACGGGGTCTCCGCCCCCGGCGACCCCGCCGCGAACGCGATGCTGATGTCGTCGCAGGTGGTGAACGCCTACGCGGCGCCCTTGGGCAGCCGCGCCGGGCGGGCCCGGTGGGACTACGAGGACGAGGCCCCGCTGCGCGACGCGCGCGGCTGGGAGATCAGCCGCGACAGCGCGCACTCCAGCCAGCTCACCGATGCCCCCGACGACCCGGGGCTGGCCAACGTCATCCTCACCAACGGGGCCCGGCTCTACGTCGACCACGCGCACCCGGAGTACTCCTCGCCCGAGGTGCTGACCCCGCGCGACATCGTGCGGTGGGACAAGGCCGGTGAGCAGGTCATGCTCGAGGCCTGCCGGCGGATCGCCGCGAATCCGGGCCTGGGCGACGTCAACCTGTACAAGAACAACACCGACAACAAGGGTGCCTCCTACGGCACCCATGAGAACTACCTGATGCGCCGGTCCACGCCGTTCGCCGACATCGTCCGGTACCTCACGCCGTTCTTCGTGTCGCGGCAGGTCATCACCGGGGCCGGCCGGGTCGGCCTGGGGCAGGACGGCACCGGCACGGGTTTCCAGATCTCCCAGCGCGCCGACTTCTTCGAGGTCGAGGTCGGGCTGGAGACCACCCTCAAACGACCCATTATCAACACCCGCGACGAGCCCCACGCCAGCGCCGACAAGTTCCGCCGCCTGCACGTCATCATCGGTGACGCGAACCTCTGCGAGGTGGCGACGCTGCTCAAGGTCGGCACCACCAACCTGGTGCTGGCGATGATCGAGGACGCGGCGTTCACCCGCGACCTGTCGCTCGAGCGCCCGGTCGGCACGCTGCACGACGTCTCACACGACCCGACGCTGAAACAGCAGGTGACGCTGCGGGACGGCAACTCGATGACCGCACTGGAACTGCAGTGGCTGTACTTCGAGCAGGCCAGCGCCTATGTGAGCGACCGGTTCGGTGACGACGCCGACGAGGCCACCACCGAGGTGCTCACCCGCTGGGAGAGTGTGCTCAGTCGTCTCGGTGAAGACCCCATGCTCTGCGCCCGGGAGCTGGACTGGGTGGCCAAACTGCGACTGCTCGAGGGTTTCCGCAACCGCGAGAACCTGAACTGGGACGCCGCCCGCCTGCAGCTGATCGACCTGCAGTACGCCGACGTGCGCCCGGAGAAAGGGCTCTACCACCGGCTGGCGTCGCGCGGGCAGGTCGAGCGCCTGGTCACCGACGCGCAGATCACCGAGGCCGTGCACGAGCCCCCGCACGACACCCGGGCCTACTTCCGCGGCCGCTGTCTGGCCCGCTACGGCGAGAACGTGGCCGCGGCGAGCTGGGACTCGGTGATCTTCGACATCCCGGGCCGGGGGGCCCTGCAGCGGGTGCCCACCCTCGACCCGTCCCGCGGCACCAAGGAGCATGTGGAGGCCCTTCTGCAGCGCTGCCGCACGGCGGCCGACCTGGTAGACGCCCTGGCCGCCGAATAG
- a CDS encoding DUF3054 domain-containing protein, giving the protein MIPSTSRTAGRALAVAALADLVCVLVFVSIGRSSHEEGITLTGLLTTGWPFWLGVAGGYVGVVAFRLAPASLPGAAMVLIKTLVIGMILRNVVQHDGTPFSFVMVATVFLALTLAGWRTTARFAVRRQLRTTSPSRPRTLPQQTRAGSTTSSSKPTDPADPHAASRPERLRS; this is encoded by the coding sequence ATGATCCCCTCCACCTCCCGCACGGCCGGCCGGGCCCTGGCGGTCGCCGCGCTGGCCGACCTGGTCTGCGTGCTGGTGTTCGTGTCGATCGGGCGCAGTTCGCACGAGGAGGGCATCACCCTCACCGGGCTGCTCACCACCGGCTGGCCGTTCTGGCTCGGCGTGGCCGGCGGCTACGTCGGAGTGGTGGCGTTCCGCCTGGCCCCGGCAAGCCTTCCGGGTGCCGCGATGGTGCTGATCAAGACGCTGGTCATCGGCATGATCCTGCGTAACGTCGTCCAGCACGACGGCACACCGTTCTCGTTCGTCATGGTCGCCACGGTGTTCCTCGCCCTGACCTTGGCCGGATGGCGCACCACGGCCCGGTTCGCCGTCCGGCGCCAGCTACGCACGACCTCCCCCAGCCGGCCCCGAACCCTCCCGCAGCAGACCCGCGCAGGCTCGACGACGTCCTCGAGCAAACCCACCGACCCGGCCGACCCGCACGCGGCGAGCCGACCGGAACGGCTGCGTAGCTAG